From one Rhodamnia argentea isolate NSW1041297 chromosome 1, ASM2092103v1, whole genome shotgun sequence genomic stretch:
- the LOC115751315 gene encoding probable polygalacturonase At1g80170 isoform X1, producing MASLHFMQKQSSWEQLRPKRTMGKLFILFLNLLIIVHGAANKIEYQKYSILEELESLRVEEENEVEDANVPSWSSQYGGKVLVNVDSFGAAGDGISDDTQAFEKAWDMACATPKAVFLVPPGRRYLVNATRFKGPCSDKLVIQIDGTIVAPDEPSHWDPKSARLWLDFYKLNGVLFQGNGIIDGSGSKWWAASCKKNKTNPCRGAPTALTIDSSSSIKVKGLTIQNSQQMHFVISRSDSVRVSEVLVSAPGDSPNTDGIHITESTDVVLQDCKIGTGDDCVSIVNACSNIKMKRLFCGPGHGISIGSLGKDNSTGIVSKVVLDTAFLRETTNGLRIKTWQGGSGYVRAVRFDNVRMEDVANPIIIDQFYCDSPTVCQNQTSAVKISEIMYRNISGTTKSEEAMKFACSDTVPCSNIVLSNINLESKDGTVETYCHSAEGFGYGIVHPSADCLSSHDKDLISIGWAQETVTDRPIGEDIVHTEL from the exons ATGGCTTCACTGCATTTTATGCAAAAGCAGTCATCTTGGGAGCAGTTAAGACCGAAGAGAACTATGGgtaaattattcattttgttTCTTAATTTGTTGATAATAGTTCATGGAGCAGCAAACAAGATTGAGTATCAGAAGTATAGCATTCTTGAAGAGCTTGAGAGTTTGCGCgtagaagaggaaaatgaagtGGAAGATGCAAATGTTCCATCATGGTCAAGCCAATATGGAGGCAAGGTCCTTGTGAATGTGGATAGCTTCGGTGCAGCTGGAGATGGAATATCTGATGACACTCAG GCCTTCGAAAAGGCATGGGATATGGCCTGCGCAACACCAAAAGCTGTTTTCTTGGTGCCCCCAGGACGCCGTTATCTAGTCAATGCCACACGATTCAAAGGACCGTGTTCAGATAAGTTAGTCATCCAG ATAGACGGGACAATAGTTGCACCTGACGAGCCCAGTCATTGGGATCCAAAGTCTGCTCGACTTTGGCTTGATTTTTATAAGCTAAATGGAGTTCTTTTCCAAGGCAATGGCATCATCGATGGATCAGGCAGCAAATGGTGGGCTGCATCTtgcaaaaagaacaaaacaaat CCTTGCCGAGGGGCACCGACA GCACTGACAATTGATTCTAGCTCATCCATAAAGGTAAAGGGACTCACAATTCAGAACAGTCAACAGATGCATTTTGTGATTTCCCGCTCTGATTCAGTTCGGGTATCTGAAGTGCTAGTCTCAGCTCCAGGAGATAGTCCAAACACCGATGGAATCCATATAACCGAATCCACCGATGTTGTCCTCCAAGATTGCAAAATAGGAACAG GAGATGATTGCGTCTCCATTGTCAATGCTTGCTCCAACATTAAAATGAAGAGATTATTCTGTGGACCAGGACATGGAATAAG TATTGGAAGCCTCGGGAAGGACAACTCAACCGGCATTGTCTCTAAAGTGGTCCTAGACACAGCATTCCTTAGGGAGACCACCAATGGACTCAGAATAAAAACATGGCAG GGCGGATCTGGTTATGTCCGTGCAGTAAGGTTTGATAACGTGAGGATGGAAGATGTTGCAAATCCAATCATTATCGACCAATTCTATTGTGATTCACCAACTGTGTGTCAAAATCAG ACGTCAGCTGTGAAAATAAGCGAGATAATGTACCGGAACATCAGCGGGACCACAAAGAGCGAGGAGGCCATGAAATTCGCTTGCAGCGACACTGTTCCATGCAGCAACATCGTCCTCAGCAATATCAACCTAGAAAGCAAGGATGGGACTGTGGAGACATACTGCCACTCTGCCGAAGGTTTCGGCTACGGTATCGTGCATCCCTCGGCGGACTGCCTCAGTTCGCATGACAAGGACTTAATTTCTATTGGCTGGGCTCAGGAAACTGTGACTGACCGACCTATCGGAGAGGACATTGTTCACACCGAGCTCTGA
- the LOC115751315 gene encoding polygalacturonase isoform X2: MASLHFMQKQSSWEQLRPKRTMGKLFILFLNLLIIVHGAANKIEYQKYSILEELESLRVEEENEVEDANVPSWSSQYGGKVLVNVDSFGAAGDGISDDTQAFEKAWDMACATPKAVFLVPPGRRYLVNATRFKGPCSDKLVIQIDGTIVAPDEPSHWDPKSARLWLDFYKLNGVLFQGNGIIDGSGSKWWAASCKKNKTNPCRGAPTALTIDSSSSIKVKGLTIQNSQQMHFVISRSDSVRVSEVLVSAPGDSPNTDGIHITESTDVVLQDCKIGTGKAPKWSSLAFLLWSRYRNPLTLPELTFRSCPFPEPLKTSAVKISEIMYRNISGTTKSEEAMKFACSDTVPCSNIVLSNINLESKDGTVETYCHSAEGFGYGIVHPSADCLSSHDKDLISIGWAQETVTDRPIGEDIVHTEL; the protein is encoded by the exons ATGGCTTCACTGCATTTTATGCAAAAGCAGTCATCTTGGGAGCAGTTAAGACCGAAGAGAACTATGGgtaaattattcattttgttTCTTAATTTGTTGATAATAGTTCATGGAGCAGCAAACAAGATTGAGTATCAGAAGTATAGCATTCTTGAAGAGCTTGAGAGTTTGCGCgtagaagaggaaaatgaagtGGAAGATGCAAATGTTCCATCATGGTCAAGCCAATATGGAGGCAAGGTCCTTGTGAATGTGGATAGCTTCGGTGCAGCTGGAGATGGAATATCTGATGACACTCAG GCCTTCGAAAAGGCATGGGATATGGCCTGCGCAACACCAAAAGCTGTTTTCTTGGTGCCCCCAGGACGCCGTTATCTAGTCAATGCCACACGATTCAAAGGACCGTGTTCAGATAAGTTAGTCATCCAG ATAGACGGGACAATAGTTGCACCTGACGAGCCCAGTCATTGGGATCCAAAGTCTGCTCGACTTTGGCTTGATTTTTATAAGCTAAATGGAGTTCTTTTCCAAGGCAATGGCATCATCGATGGATCAGGCAGCAAATGGTGGGCTGCATCTtgcaaaaagaacaaaacaaat CCTTGCCGAGGGGCACCGACA GCACTGACAATTGATTCTAGCTCATCCATAAAGGTAAAGGGACTCACAATTCAGAACAGTCAACAGATGCATTTTGTGATTTCCCGCTCTGATTCAGTTCGGGTATCTGAAGTGCTAGTCTCAGCTCCAGGAGATAGTCCAAACACCGATGGAATCCATATAACCGAATCCACCGATGTTGTCCTCCAAGATTGCAAAATAGGAACAG GTAAAGCTCCCAAGTGGTCATCTCTGGCTTTTCTTTTGTGGTCACGCTACAGAAATCCTCTTACCTTGCCAGAACTGACTTTTCGCTCCTGTCCATTTCCCGAACCATTGAAGACGTCAGCTGTGAAAATAAGCGAGATAATGTACCGGAACATCAGCGGGACCACAAAGAGCGAGGAGGCCATGAAATTCGCTTGCAGCGACACTGTTCCATGCAGCAACATCGTCCTCAGCAATATCAACCTAGAAAGCAAGGATGGGACTGTGGAGACATACTGCCACTCTGCCGAAGGTTTCGGCTACGGTATCGTGCATCCCTCGGCGGACTGCCTCAGTTCGCATGACAAGGACTTAATTTCTATTGGCTGGGCTCAGGAAACTGTGACTGACCGACCTATCGGAGAGGACATTGTTCACACCGAGCTCTGA
- the LOC115751314 gene encoding pentatricopeptide repeat-containing protein At1g74600, chloroplastic isoform X2, with the protein MHKLLKAHLVIMFKSGDVGSALNMFDEMPVRNVVTYNLLISGQGRYGFGEEALSLYSTMVSQGLEERAQTFSTVLSICTNRSFYREGTQVHCRVVLLGFSSNLYIGSALASLYMHMGFVDVALVIIRELPERSLGTWNLVLRGFCDVGRPDLLFGLFGEMKVDGFEPNELSFCYMINGCAKEKLVDEGKQLHCQVIKAGWAESQIFVANSLVDFYSSCWCLNDAKKSFISVPVEDVISWNSIVSVYAGQGLLLDALELFSRMQFWGQRPSVRSIVGFLNLSSETRNIDLGKQIHCLVIKLGFDQGSVYAPSALIDMYGKCGEIECSFSAFESLTEKCVGCCNSLMTSLLRCGMVEDVVELFGFMVDEGVGFDEVSLSTMMKGILLSSRGSLTSSDLVHGCAIKSGYESDTAVSCSLIDAYSRWGRIDLSHEVFERMASPNVTCFTSIISAYARNGMGREGLKMLDAMTKKGLKPDEVTFLATLSGCSHSGLVEEGRFLFYNMTFHHGINPNRKHYSCMIDLLGRAGLLSEAEELLKQAPEKADCAMWSSLLRSCRIHGNEMVGRRAAEKLIGFELGDPAVTLQVSNFYGEIGEHQTSMQIRDIAMEKKMTRQIGHSLIEAKTHIQH; encoded by the exons ATGCACAAGCTCCTCAAAGCCCACCTCGTGATTATGTTT AAATCGGGAGATGTCGGCTCTGCCCTCAATATGTTCGACGAAATGCCAGTTCGCAACGTTGTCACTTATAATTTACTCATTTCTGGGCAAGGCCGATATGGGTTCGGAGAGGAGGCCCTTAGTTTGTACAGTACTATGGTCTCACAAGGACTTGAAGAACGTGCGCAAACCTTTTCAACCGTACTGAGTATTTGCACGAACAGGAGTTTTTACAGAGAAGGAACGCAAGTTCATTGCAGGGTTGTTTTGCTTGGATTCAGTTCGAATCTGTACATAGGCAGCGCTCTTGCTAGTCTTTACATGCATATGGGTTTCGTCGACGTTGCTTTGGTGATTATCCGAGAATTGCCGGAGCGAAGTTTGGGAACATGGAACTTGGTTTTACGTGGTTTTTGTGATGTGGGTCGACCAGATTTGTTGTTTGGATTGTTTGGTGAGATGAAAGTTGATGGCTTTGAGCCAAATGAGCTTAGCTTCTGTTATATGATTAATGGGTGTGCTAAGGAGAAGCTTGTCGATGAAGGAAAGCAACTGCATTGTCAGGTGATTAAGGCTGGGTGGGCAGAGTCTCAAATTTTTGTTGCAAATTCTTTGGTGGACTTTTACTCCAGTTGTTGGTGTCTAAATGATGCCAAGAAGTCTTTTATTTCTGTTCCAGTTGAGGATGTGATTTCTTGGAATTCCATTGTTTCGGTCTATGCGGGGCAGGGGTTATTGCTCGATGCTCTTGAATTGTTCTCGAGGATGCAATTCTGGGGGCAGAGACCTTCTGTCAGATCAATTGTTGGGTTCTTGAATTTATCCAGTGAAACACGGAATATTGATCTGGGGAAGCAGATTCACTGTCTTGTCATAAAATTGGGTTTTGATCAGGGCAGTGTTTATGCTCCATCTGCTCTTATTGACATGTACGGAAAATGTGGTGAAATTGAGTGCTCATTTTCAGCATTTGAGAGTCTTACTGAGAAATGTGTGGGTTGCTGCAATTCACTCATGACGTCTCTACTGCGATGTGGCATGGTAGAAGATGTGGTTGAGTTATTTGGTTTTATGGTTGATGAGGGGGTTGGTTTTGATGAAGTCTCTCTCTCGACAATGATGAAAGGAATATTGTTGTCTTCTCGCGGAAGCTTAACGAGCTCTGATTTGGTTCATGGCTGCGCAATAAAATCAGGTTATGAATCAGACACTGCAGTTTCTTGTTCTTTGATTGATGCATATTCAAGATGGGGTCGCATAGATCTTTCCCACGAGGTTTTTGAGAGAATGGCTTCACCAAATGTCACCTGCTTCACGTCGATCATCAGTGCATATGCCCGCAATGGAATGGGAAGAGAAGGCCTTAAAATGCTTGATGCCATGACTAAAAAGGGTCTAAAACCTGATGAGGTGACCTTCTTGGCTACACTATCGGGGTGCAGTCACTCGGGCCTGGTTGAAGAAGGAAGATTCCTTTTCTATAATATGACATTCCACCATGGGATAAACCCTAACCGGAAGCATTATTCATGCATGATTGATCTATTAGGGCGTGCAGGGCTGCTTTCTGAAGCTGAAGAACTGCTGAAACAGGCTCCAGAAAAAGCTGATTGTGCAATGTGGAGTTCATTGTTGAGAAGTTGTAGGATCCACGGGAATGAAATGGTAGGGAGAAGGGCAGCAGAGAAGTTGATAGGGTTTGAATTGGGGGATCCTGCTGTTACTCTTCAAGTATCAAACTTCTATGGTGAAATTGGGGAACATCAGACCTCAATGCAAATAAGAGACATTGCcatggagaagaagatgacaaGGCAGATTGGTCATAGTTTAATAGAGGCCAAGACTCATATCCAACATTAG
- the LOC115751316 gene encoding pyrrolidone-carboxylate peptidase 1, which produces MGSEGPKPITINVSGFKKFQGVPENPTETIVNNLTSFVEKKRLPPGVTLGTCTVLETAGDGALPMLFEVMESGISSNGSTSDEQVVWLHLGVNSGALKFAIEQQSVNEATFRCPDELGWQPQQLPIVPEDGQTSRTRQTSLSTEAILKFLRKKGYDVTLSKDAGRFVCNYVYYHSLRLAEQRGSKSLFVHVPPFSRIDEETQMNFVASLLEAIASSC; this is translated from the exons ATGGGGTCCGAAGGGCCAAAGCCCATCACGATAAATGTAAGTGGATTCAAGAAATTTCAAGGTGTCCCCGAAAATCCCACGGAGACTATTGTTAATAATCTGACAAGTTTTGTCGAGAAGAAAAGGCTACCGCCTGGAGTGACTCTTGGGACCTGCACTGTACTAGAAACTGCAGGTGATGGTGCACTTCCCATGCTTTTCGAAGTTATGGAATCTGGCATCTCGAGCAATGGTTCTACAAGTGACGAACAAGTTGTGTGG CTTCACCTGGGGGTAAATAGTGGTGCTCTTAAGTTTGCCATCGAGCAACAGTCGGTTAATGAAGCCACTTTTCGTTGTCCAGACGAGCTAGGATGGCAACCTCAG CAACTTCCAATAGTTCCTGAAGATGGCCAAACTTCTCGAACAAGACAG ACTTCCTTATCCACGGAAGCAATCCTTAAGTTCCTGAGGAAGAAGGGCTATGACGTGACTCTTTCGAAGGACGCTGGCCGTTTCGTCTGCAACTATGTCTACTACCACTCTCTTCGGCTTGCAGAACAAAGGGGTAGCAAATCTCTCTTTGTACACGTTCCTCCCTTCTCTAGAATCGATGAAGAGACTCAGATGAATTTCGTAGCCTCCCTCTTGGAAGCTATTGCGTCATCCTGCTAA
- the LOC115751354 gene encoding purple acid phosphatase-like, whose translation MGSRSSFAPGSSALACCLAALAIFAVLCDGGTTSPFVRTIWPSVDMPFDSDVFATPPGYNAPQQVHITQGDHVGKAVIVSWVTPDEPGSNRVRYWSEKSQKKRYSEDTVVTSYKYYNYTSGYIHHCTIKDLEPDTKYHYVVGSGHVERQFWFVTPPEVGPDVPYTFGLIGDLGQTHDSNVTLTHYEQNPYKPKALLFLGDLSYADDHPLHNNMRWDSWGRFVERSVAYQHWIWVAGNHEIDYCPEIGEYTPFKPYLHRYEVPYKESNSSSPLWYSVKRASAYIIVLSSYSAYAIYTPQYQWLKEELPKVNRSETPWLIVLMHSPLYNSYNYHYMEGESMRVVFEPWFVEHKVDVVIAGHVHAYERTKRISNIAYNITNGLATPDSNPNAPVYITIGDGGNIEGLANNMTEPQPDYSAYREASFGHAIFDIKNRTHAYYAWNRNDDGIAVEADSAWFHNRYWYSVEDSS comes from the exons ATGGGTTCGCGTTCGTCTTTCGCGCCCGGCTCATCCGCCTTGGCTTGTTGCCTGGCTGCTCTGGCGATTTTCGCCGTGCTCTGCGATGGAGGAACAACGAGTCCTTTTGTTAGGACAATTTGGCCATCAGTAGACATGCCTTTTGACAGTGACGTGTTTGCGACGCCTCCCGGATATAATGCGCCGCAACAG GTTCACATTACACAAGGAGACCATGTCGGCAAGGCAGTGATTGTGTCGTGGGTGACACCCGATGAACCCGGCTCCAATAGGGTGCGTTACTGGAGCGAAAAGAGCCAGAAGAAGAGGTATTCGGAAGACACTGTCGTCACCTCTTACAAGTACTACAACTATACTTCTGGATACATCCACCATTGCACTATCAAAGATTTAGAG CCTGATACGAAGTATCACTATGTAGTCGGATCTGGACACGTAGAGCGACAGTTCTGGTTTGTGACCCCTCCTGAAGTTGGCCCTGACGTCCCGTACACTTTCGGTCTTATTG GGGATCTAGGTCAGACACATGATTCGAATGTGACGCTGACTCATTATGAGCAAAATCCATACAAACCAAAGGCATTGTTGTTCCTCGGGGACCTCTCTTACGCAGATGATCATCCACTGCACAACAACATGAGGTGGGATAGTTGGGGGAGGTTTGTTGAGAGAAGCGTGGCTTATCAGCATTGGATTTGGGTTGCAGGAAATCATGAGATTGATTACTGTCCTGAAATT GGGGAATATACACCATTCAAACCATATTTGCATCGGTACGAAGTACCATACAAGGAGTCAAATAGTTCCAGCCCTTTGTGGTACTCAGTAAAGAGAGCTTCTGCCTATATCATAGTATTGTCTTCTTATTCGGCATATG CTATATACACTCCTCAGTACCAATGGCTTAAAGAAGAGCTGCCAAAGGTGAACAGAAGCGAGACGCCATGGCTGATCGTTCTCATGCACTCTCCATTGTACAATAGCTACAATTACCACTACATGGAAGGAGAATCCATGAGGGTAGTTTTTGAGCCGTGGTTTGTTGAGCACAAGGTTGACGTCGTGATTGCTGGTCATGTACATGCTTATGAAAGAACA AAACGCATATCAAACATAGCCTACAACATTACAAATGGTTTGGCTACTCCAGACTCTAATCCAAATGCGCCGGTCTATATAACCATTGGTGATGGAGGCAACATAGAAGGACTAGCAAACAA CATGACAGAGCCACAGCCAGATTACTCTGCTTACCGTGAAGCAAGCTTTGGGCACGCCATTTTCGACATCAAGAACCGTACGCATGCATATTACGCATGGAATCGCAACGATGATGGAATTGCTGTAGAGGCCGATTCTGCATGGTTCCACAACCGATATTGGTATTCGGTCGAAGATTCCAGCTGA
- the LOC115751314 gene encoding pentatricopeptide repeat-containing protein At3g53360, mitochondrial isoform X1 yields the protein MPSKRLLRLVRTIATFTPKHKPLHAQAPQSPPRDYVYFTNRALDDMIKSGDVGSALNMFDEMPVRNVVTYNLLISGQGRYGFGEEALSLYSTMVSQGLEERAQTFSTVLSICTNRSFYREGTQVHCRVVLLGFSSNLYIGSALASLYMHMGFVDVALVIIRELPERSLGTWNLVLRGFCDVGRPDLLFGLFGEMKVDGFEPNELSFCYMINGCAKEKLVDEGKQLHCQVIKAGWAESQIFVANSLVDFYSSCWCLNDAKKSFISVPVEDVISWNSIVSVYAGQGLLLDALELFSRMQFWGQRPSVRSIVGFLNLSSETRNIDLGKQIHCLVIKLGFDQGSVYAPSALIDMYGKCGEIECSFSAFESLTEKCVGCCNSLMTSLLRCGMVEDVVELFGFMVDEGVGFDEVSLSTMMKGILLSSRGSLTSSDLVHGCAIKSGYESDTAVSCSLIDAYSRWGRIDLSHEVFERMASPNVTCFTSIISAYARNGMGREGLKMLDAMTKKGLKPDEVTFLATLSGCSHSGLVEEGRFLFYNMTFHHGINPNRKHYSCMIDLLGRAGLLSEAEELLKQAPEKADCAMWSSLLRSCRIHGNEMVGRRAAEKLIGFELGDPAVTLQVSNFYGEIGEHQTSMQIRDIAMEKKMTRQIGHSLIEAKTHIQH from the coding sequence ATGCCAAGCAAAAGATTGCTTCGCCTTGTAAGAACAATTGCAACCTTTACCCCCAAGCACAAACCCCTTCATGCACAAGCTCCTCAAAGCCCACCTCGTGATTATGTTTACTTTACAAACCGAGCGCTTGATGATATGATCAAATCGGGAGATGTCGGCTCTGCCCTCAATATGTTCGACGAAATGCCAGTTCGCAACGTTGTCACTTATAATTTACTCATTTCTGGGCAAGGCCGATATGGGTTCGGAGAGGAGGCCCTTAGTTTGTACAGTACTATGGTCTCACAAGGACTTGAAGAACGTGCGCAAACCTTTTCAACCGTACTGAGTATTTGCACGAACAGGAGTTTTTACAGAGAAGGAACGCAAGTTCATTGCAGGGTTGTTTTGCTTGGATTCAGTTCGAATCTGTACATAGGCAGCGCTCTTGCTAGTCTTTACATGCATATGGGTTTCGTCGACGTTGCTTTGGTGATTATCCGAGAATTGCCGGAGCGAAGTTTGGGAACATGGAACTTGGTTTTACGTGGTTTTTGTGATGTGGGTCGACCAGATTTGTTGTTTGGATTGTTTGGTGAGATGAAAGTTGATGGCTTTGAGCCAAATGAGCTTAGCTTCTGTTATATGATTAATGGGTGTGCTAAGGAGAAGCTTGTCGATGAAGGAAAGCAACTGCATTGTCAGGTGATTAAGGCTGGGTGGGCAGAGTCTCAAATTTTTGTTGCAAATTCTTTGGTGGACTTTTACTCCAGTTGTTGGTGTCTAAATGATGCCAAGAAGTCTTTTATTTCTGTTCCAGTTGAGGATGTGATTTCTTGGAATTCCATTGTTTCGGTCTATGCGGGGCAGGGGTTATTGCTCGATGCTCTTGAATTGTTCTCGAGGATGCAATTCTGGGGGCAGAGACCTTCTGTCAGATCAATTGTTGGGTTCTTGAATTTATCCAGTGAAACACGGAATATTGATCTGGGGAAGCAGATTCACTGTCTTGTCATAAAATTGGGTTTTGATCAGGGCAGTGTTTATGCTCCATCTGCTCTTATTGACATGTACGGAAAATGTGGTGAAATTGAGTGCTCATTTTCAGCATTTGAGAGTCTTACTGAGAAATGTGTGGGTTGCTGCAATTCACTCATGACGTCTCTACTGCGATGTGGCATGGTAGAAGATGTGGTTGAGTTATTTGGTTTTATGGTTGATGAGGGGGTTGGTTTTGATGAAGTCTCTCTCTCGACAATGATGAAAGGAATATTGTTGTCTTCTCGCGGAAGCTTAACGAGCTCTGATTTGGTTCATGGCTGCGCAATAAAATCAGGTTATGAATCAGACACTGCAGTTTCTTGTTCTTTGATTGATGCATATTCAAGATGGGGTCGCATAGATCTTTCCCACGAGGTTTTTGAGAGAATGGCTTCACCAAATGTCACCTGCTTCACGTCGATCATCAGTGCATATGCCCGCAATGGAATGGGAAGAGAAGGCCTTAAAATGCTTGATGCCATGACTAAAAAGGGTCTAAAACCTGATGAGGTGACCTTCTTGGCTACACTATCGGGGTGCAGTCACTCGGGCCTGGTTGAAGAAGGAAGATTCCTTTTCTATAATATGACATTCCACCATGGGATAAACCCTAACCGGAAGCATTATTCATGCATGATTGATCTATTAGGGCGTGCAGGGCTGCTTTCTGAAGCTGAAGAACTGCTGAAACAGGCTCCAGAAAAAGCTGATTGTGCAATGTGGAGTTCATTGTTGAGAAGTTGTAGGATCCACGGGAATGAAATGGTAGGGAGAAGGGCAGCAGAGAAGTTGATAGGGTTTGAATTGGGGGATCCTGCTGTTACTCTTCAAGTATCAAACTTCTATGGTGAAATTGGGGAACATCAGACCTCAATGCAAATAAGAGACATTGCcatggagaagaagatgacaaGGCAGATTGGTCATAGTTTAATAGAGGCCAAGACTCATATCCAACATTAG